The DNA sequence TTTCCTCAATCAGCCGGTAGAATCCGATGATGTCCTTGGGGGAGATTTCGATTCGGAATCGGCCACACATGGCAATGTCTCCTTTGTTATTTTTTTACAGCCTTCTGGTACATATCGGCAATCTGGTTTCTGGACACTCGATCCGGGTGATTGGTCAGCTTTCCCTGATTGTTCAGCATATTGCGAGTGTAGACTCTGATTTCATCTTCGGTCAGGTCGAGCCGGTAGTCCACAATACGGTCAATATATGCCATTAGTTCTGCAGTTGACGCAAAGCCCAGAATGCTGAGCATGCGCGAAAGTTTCGCCTCATCACTGTAAAGCCCCAGATAGCCCTTGAAAATTGCTGCAGTCGCAAATCCATGCGGGATCTTTTTCTCATAGGTAAGCACGTAACCCAGCGCATGCGGGAGACTGGTGCCGGTCTGGGATATCACCATGCCGCCCATGGTCGAAGCCATCAGCAGCTGATCGATCTGATCCGGGCTCAGGCTCTTGCGGATGAAAGCTTCCTTCAATTCTCCGAACAAAGCCAATCCCTTTTCTGCGATGATGTCGGTCATGAGATTGGCATTGACATTCAGGTATCCTTCCACCAGGTGGCTGAATGCGTCAAAGGCATTATGCAGGATGCTGTTGAAGTCAGCGGTATAGATGTAGCGGGGATCCAGATAAGCCAGTTTCGGGAAACTTTCCTGACCAAAGTCCTTCTTAGTTCTCAGCTGATGGTCTGTCACAATGGAATAGGGTGTCACTTCACTGCCGGTTCCGGCTGTGGTTGGAACGGCAACAATCGGAATGGACCGGAGATTCTTCATGTTGAAGGCTTCGCGGGCAGAGATCCCGCGATGACGAAACAGTACGCCGATTGCCTTGGCTGCATCAATGGGTGAACCTTTTCCCAGGCCGACAATAAAGGAAATTCCTTCCCGTTCATTTTCGTTGAATGCCTGCTGAATCAGCTCAATCGTGGGGTTATCATCAATTCCGTCGAAAATTTTATAGCGGATGTTTTCTTTTTCCAGTGCAGTGATGACATCATCCAACGACCCGTTCAGTTTGCTGGAATTGACACCAGTGACAATGAGAGCCTTTTTACCAAGCCGTTTTAAGTAGTGACTGTGCTTGATCAGGCAGTTGGGTCCCTGGATCAATCGGGTTGGCAAATAGAACTGAAAATCATTTTCCAAGCAGATGCCCTCCTCATCTTATTGATATACATCAATTTTAACATAAGAAGTCTTGCAGTTCGGAGAAGACGAACGGAATCATGGAATTATTTAAAGGTTTACAACTTCGCCCTTATGGCGGTATAAAGAAGAACAGGAATAGGGAGGCAGGGAAATTTTTTTACTGAATGGTCCGATTGGGTTTGATTTTTCAGCGGGAAACTGTCATAATCATCAAGGACGCTCATCGGTAGCGGACCTTCACTTCAGAATCTTGCCAGTATTTTTCGGATGTATTCTGGGTAGATCCGCTGTAGCGAAACCGATCAGAGTCCAAAGAAGAGACTGATTTAGCGGGCTTGCATGGAGTTTGAAAAAAACTGAAAGGTTTTTTCAAAATGTTGTTGACATGTGACAGGCCCGGCCATATAATAGTCTTTGTCAGTAAAACTGATATCCGGTGTTTATGACTGTAAGGGCTACACCCGTTTCCATCCCGAACACGATGGTTAAGCCTTATGGTGCTGATGATACTGCACGGGAAGCTGTGTGGAAAAGTAGGTTGACGCCGGTTAATCTGGTCGACTAGCTCAGCTGGCAGAGCACGCGACTCTTAATCGTGGGGTCCAGGGTTCGAACCCCTGGTCGACCACCAGATGAAAAAAAGACATTCAAGCAATTGAATGTCTTTTTTTCATTTCTTCATCCATTACAGTAGAATAGAAGTATGTCACGTATCATCTTCAAGGAGGAAATTAAGCTTTGAATCAGGATAATGTGGATCCGAGGATCCTTCAGTATAATGAACGATTGAAAAATACGCTGCAAGATGAGCTTCTAAATTACAAGGAACGCTTTCCTGAGGAACGTGAGCCGGATCAGGTTCTGGAATTTATCGGAAATCAACTTAACCTGTTCGGACGGGATTCACGGGAAGGACATATTACCTGCAGTGCCTGGGTTGTCGATCCGCAGCGTTCTGCGGCGATACTGGTAAGACATCGTCGTCTGAATAAATGGGTACAGCCCGGCGGCCATATCGAACCTTTTGAATCCCCTTTGTCAGGCGCGGTTCGTGAGGCGGCGGAAGAAACAGGAATCACGGATTTTGTGATTCTGGATGAGCGGTTGTTTGATGTCAGTGTGCACTGGTTTCCGGAAGGGAAAGACGGTCCGGCTCATTTTCATTATGATCTGAGGTATTTATTGCAGGCTCCAGTCAAAGCAGATCTCTATGCCAACAATGAAACAGATGGAGCCGCCTGGATCCCGCTGGAACAGCTTCAGAATTACTCCGGAGAGGAAACGGTCCTGAAAATGGCTGAAAAAACATGGCGCTGGTCACCTGCCGGGAAGCATGTTCGGGAATGAATAGGACCATAAGAAAATTTCTGCCGCATCTGGCGGCACTGGTAACCATGTTTTTCTGGGGGTTATCTTATTTATCAACCAGAATCCTGATTCAGGAGATCCCGCCGACCTTGGCGGTGTTTTATCGGTTCACACTGGCGTCGGTCCTCCTGTGGCTGCTGCTGCTCCTTCGCCGAAAAAAGATCAGGATACTCAAGGAAGACATTGTCAAGATTCTTCTGGCGGGACTGACGGGAGTCGCGTTGAACTTTACCTTGGAAAATATCGGAGTCAAATATACATCCACCGCCAATGTCGCTCTTCTGGTTGCGACGATTCCGGCGATGACCCTTCTGTTTGAGAATTATCGGCTGGCGCGGAAAACCGGCTGGAAGGAAATGGCCGGAATCCTTGTCAGTATGACAGGCATTGTTTTGATTACGCTGGGTGACAAAAGCAGCCAGTTTACCTTTTCGCTGTATGGGGATGCCATGGTCCTGCTCTCGAGTGTGGCCTGGGCAGTGTATACTTCTCTCGTGGCCGATCTGAAAGGCGACTATGATTCGATGGAGATTACGCTGTACACGAATTTTTCAGGAGCTGTCTTCATGCTGCCGACTTTGGGGTTTACCGGGATCCGAATTCCCAAAGGTGATGCGCTTCTTCACTTGATCTATCTTGTATTGTTCTGTTCGATTCTGGCTTATGTGCTGTATATGTGGGCACTGAAGCGTCTGGGTGGCGTTCGACTGAACTCCTACATCAATCTGCAGCCGATCGTGGCGATTTTCGCCTCCATCTTTCTGCTGAAAGAAACCATGACGCCGATCCGTCTGATCGGCTCACTGATCATCATCGCCGGTGTCTGGATCGTGAATCGGGCTCTCCGGGCCATCACCGTTCCGACGCAATAGCCAAGGACATCATCTCGGTGGTCCTGCGCAAGGATGAGGTATTCGTGTCACCAATCTGCGCCTGCCGGCTGGAACGGTTGGAATAAGGCATTGTGTCTGAGCGGGGAAGATCAAAAAAATAAGGGACCGGAAACTTTGAGTTTCCGGTCCCTTATTTTTGAAGGATGGACGGCGCTGTGAAAGGTAGGGAGAGAGGCTATTCCCAGATAATCGTGACGACTTCTGTTCCGCCAAGCTCCTGATTGAGATATCGGGCTACCGTGAAAAGATAATCGGACAGGCGATTGATGAACTGGTAGGAATGGGGATACTGCTTTTCGCCGATTTCATCAAGGTATCGGACGAAGCTTCGTTCGGCCCGCCTTGCGAGAGAACGGGCGACATGTATTTCGGTCGCCTCCAGAGTGCCGGAGTAAAGGATGAACTTTGTCTGGGGCGGCATCTTAACCGTAAGTTCATCCAGTTTGCGTTCCAGAGAATCGGGGTGCTTGGCTTCGAATCGTATAATTGTAAAGTTAGAGGATACCTCAGTGCCGAGATTATAGAGTCCGTTCTGGATCCATTCAATGGTTTCGATAATGTCGTTCCTCTGCTCAAAGTCATCGGTCATTTTCAGCGAAGAGGTGCAGACTCCGAGATAAGCGTTGAGTTCATCCAATGTGCCATTCAGTTCTATAAGAGAAGATCCTTTGGACACCCGTTCTCCATCCAGAGTTCCTGTAGTGCCCTGATCACCGGTTTTTGTTACAATACTTTCCATGTATGTTTCCTCCATTGATAATCAATATCATATAATCTATTCTAAGTCACTCAGCAGTAGGACTCAAAGAACGAATCATGAACAATCATGAACAATTGGTCAATCCTGACAAGCCGGTGCGAGGTGATCACTCGCGGTGTTCCAGGGTCATCCCGCAGACTCGATTCTATGAGAGTTCGAATCCTCCGGAAGGGACTGCACTGGAGCTGCCGCCTGCCTGGTTCTTACTGGCCGCAATTTTCGAAAAAAAACGAGGATTTTGTCGAATTTAATATTGGAATTTGGTCCACGGTGTAGTAATATAGTTCTTACCCGCTGCGATGCCGTAGTGAATGAAATAAACGGTCAACAAAAACTTTAAAAAACTTTAAAAAAAGTCGTTGACAAGGCGATGCGCAGTTGGTAAGATATAGAAGTCGCCTAAAGCGGCAACGAAACGAAACAAAACAAACTGTTCTTTGAAAATTAAACAGAATACAAGGTAAAACAAACCAGCAATTCATTTTGAGTAGTCAGACAAGACTAAAAAATCGACTAAAAGCTAGTTCAAACTTTTTAACATGAGAGTTTGATCCTGGCTCAGGACGAACGCTGGCGGCGTGCCTAACACATGCAAGTCGAGCGAGGTGTATACACCTAGCGGCGGACGGGTGAGTAACACGTGGGTAACCTGCCTCAGAGAGGGGAATAGCCTTCCGAAAGGAAGATTAATACCGCATAATATACGCATTTAGCATTATGAGCGTATCAAAGGAGAAATCCGCTTTGAGATGGGCCCGCGGCGCATTAGCTAGTTGGAGAGGTAACGGCTCACCAAGGCGACGATGCGTAGCCGACCTGAGAGGGTGATCGGCCACATTGGAACTGAGACACGGTCCAGACTCCTACGGGAGGCAGCAGTGGGGAATATTGCACAATGGGGGAAACCCTGATGCAGCAACGCCGCGTGAATGATGAAGGCCTTCGGGTCGTAAAGTTCTTTGATTGGGGACGATAATGACGGTACCCAAAAAACAAGCCACGGCTAACTACGTGCCAGCAGCCGCGGTAATACGTAGGTGGCGAGCGTTGTCCGGATTTACTGGGCGTAAAGGATGCGTAGGTGGAAACTTAAGTGGGATGTGAAATCCCCGGGCTCAACCCGGGAACTGCATTCCAAACTGGGTTACTTGAGTGCAGGAGAGGAAAGCGGAATTCCTAGTGTAGCGGTGAAATGCGTAGATATTAGGAAGAACACCAGTGGCGAAGGCGGCTTTCTGGACTGTAACTGACACTGAGGCATGAAAGCGTGGGGAGCAAACAGGATTAGATACCCTGGTAGTCCACGCCGTAAACGATGGGTACTAGGTGTAGGGGGTATCAACTCCCCCTGTGCCGTCGTAAACACAGTAAGTACCCCGCCTGGGGAGTACGGTCGCAAGATTAAAACTCAAAGGAATTGACGGGGGCCCGCACAAGCAGCGGAGCATGTGGTTTAATTCGAGGCAACGCGAAGAACCTTACCTAGACTTGACATCTCCTGAATTACCCTTAATCGGGGAAGCCCTTCGGGGCAGGAAGACAGGTGGTGCATGGTTGTCGTCAGCTCGTGTCGTGAGATGTTGGGTTAAGTCCCGCAACGAGCGCAACCCCTATTGTCAGTTGCTACCATTCAGTTGAGCACTCTGGCAAGACTGCCCGGGTTAACCGGGAGGAAGGTGGGGATGATGTCAAATCATCATGCCCCTTACGTCTAGGGCTACACACGTGCTACAATGGCAGGTACAAAGAGACGCGATCCCGCGAGGAGGAGCAAATCTCATAAAACCTGCCCCAGTTCAGATTGCAGGCTGCAACTCGCCTGCATGAAGTCGGAGTTGCTAGTAATCGCGAATCAGCATGTCGCGGTGAATACGTTCCCGGGCCTTGTACACACCGCCCGTCACACCATGAGAGTTGGCAATACCCGAAGTCCGTGAGGTAACTATTTATAGAGCCAGCGGCCGAAGGTAGGGTCAGCGATTGGGGTGAAGTCGTAACAAGGTAGCCGTAGGAGAACCTGCGGCTGGATCACCTCCTTTCTAGGGAGTCACAGCCATGGCAACATGGATGAGATAAAAGGATATCCATTCACGGATATCTCCCATAAAAGGATTACTGATTTGTACATCCAAGTATTCTGTTTAATCTTGAGAGAATAACAATATTTTCTCGTTTGTGGGGGTATAGCTCAGTTGGGAGAGCACCTGTTTTGCACGCAGGGGGTCAAGAGTTCGAGTCTCTTTATCTCCACCACAGAAAAGGGTCTATAGCTCAGGTGGTTAGAGCGCGTGCCTGATAAGCACGAGGTCGGTGGTTCGAGTCCACTTAGACCCACCATTTATTTTTCTCAATTGTTCTTTGAAAACTGCATATATTCTTAAAACGTAAAGCAAAATTGTAGAAAAAACAATTTCGTTGAGAAGTTAGTCATTAACTGAAAAGTTATTGACAACAATTCAAAAACGTCAAGGGGGGCGAAAGCTCCAACCTTGAGCCAAAAATTAACTTGAAAAAAGATCAAGCTATAAAGGGCGCATGGTGAATGCCTTGGCATCAGGAGTCGAAGAAGGTCGCGATAAGCTGCGATAAGCTCAGGGTAGGCGCACATAGCCAGTGATCCTGAGATCACCGAATGGGGCAACCCGCCGAAAGGCATCCATAGAGGAATCCATACTCTATAGGAAGACACACCCGGAGAACTGAAACATCTAAGTACCCGGAGGAAGAGAAAGAAACATCGATTTTCTTAGTAGCGGCGAGCGAAAAGGAAAGAGCCCAAACCAGGGAGCTTGCTCTCTGGGGTTGCGGACACTCAAGAAAGGGAAGAGGCCCCTTAGCCGAAGCTGTTGGGAAACAGCGCCATAGAAGGTGACAGACCTGTAGGCGAAAAGGGAAGACGGACCGAGAGTGATCCAGAGTACCACCGGACACGTGAAACCCGGTGGGAAGCAGGGAGGACCACCTCCCAAGGCTAAATACTACCTGATGACCGATAGTGAAGCAGTACCGTGAGGGAAAGGTGAAAAGAACCCCGGAAGGGGAGTGAAATAGAATCTGAAACCGTGTGCCTACAACCGGTCAGAGCACCATAAGCGTGTGATGACGTGCTTTTTGTAGAACGAGCCAACGAGTTGTGATATGCAGCAAGGTTAAGCACTTCAGGTGCGCAGCCGAAGGGAAACCGAGTCTTAACAGGGCGTCTAGTTGCATGTTGCAGACCCGAAACCGGGTGACCTATCCATGGACAGGTTGAAGCGAGAGTAAAATCTCGTGGAGGACCGAACCACATTGGTGTTGAAAAACCATGGGATGAGCTGTGGATAGCGGAGAAATTCCAATCGAACTCGGAGATAGCTGGTTCTCCTCGAAATAGCTTTAGGGCTAGCGTTGGATGATGAGTCATGGAGGTAGAGCACTGAATGGGCTAGGGGGCATATCGCTTACCGAACCTTATCAAACTCCGAATGCCAAAGACTTTAATCCGGCAGTCAGACAGTGACAGATAAGTGCCATTGTCAAAAGGGAAAAAGCCCAGATCGTCAGCTAAGGTCCCCAAGTATAGGTTAAGTGGAAAAGGATGTGGGATTTCTAAGACAACTAGGATGTTGGCTTAGAAGCAGCCACTCATTAAAAGAGTGCGTAATAGCTCACTAGTCGAGAGATCCTGCGCCGAAGATGTCCGGGGCTAAAACCTATCACCGAAGCTACGGGTGTATATTTTAATATACGCGGTAGAGGAGCGTTCTTAACGGGGCGAAGCAGTACCGAAAGGAGCTGTGGACTGTTAAGAAGTGAGAATGTTGGCATAAGTAGCGAGATGCGGGTGAGAATCCCGCAGGTCGAAAATCTAAGGTTTCCTGAGGAAGGTTCGTCCGCTCAGGGTTAGTCGGGGCCTAAGCCGAGGCTGAGAAGCGTAGGTGATGGACAATCTGTTGATATTCAGATACCGGCATGAAGCGTTAACACGATGGGGTGACGCAGGAGGATAGGGTAACAGGCGGTTGGAAGAGCCTGTCGAAGTATTCGAGGGAGTCAGAGGAGGCAAATCCCTTCTGGCATATTCTGAGATACGAAAATACCCGAGTTCACGCTGCCAAGAAAAGCCTCTAAGGAGCGACATGCTGCCCGTACCGCAAACCGACACAGGTAGATGAGGAGAGAATCCTAAGACCATCGGAAGAATTGTTGTTAAGGAACTCGGCAAATTAACCCCGTAAGTTCGCGAGAAGGGGTGCCATGGCGACATGGCCGCAGTGAAATGGCCCAAGCAACTGTTTAACAAAAACACAGGTCTCTGCAAAAGCGCAAGCTGAAGTATAGGGGCTGACGCCTGCCCGGTGCTGGAAGGTTAAGGGGAATGCTTAGCGCAAGCGAAGGTATGAACTTAAGCCCCAGTAAACGGCGGCCGTAACTATAACGGTCCTAAGGTAGCGAAATTCCTTGTCAGGTAAGTTCTGACCCGCACGAATGGCGTAATGACTTGGGCACTGTCTCAACAACAAATCCGGCGAAATTGTAGTGCCAGTGAAGATGCTGGCTACCCGCGATTGGACGGAAAGACCCCGTAGAGCTTTACTGTAGCTTAGCATTGAGTTTCGATATTTACTGTACAGGATAGGTGGGAGACGAAGAACCATGGTCGTCAGGTCATGGGGAGTCACCGTTGGGATACCACCCTGTAGATATTGGGATTCTAACCGGAGACCAGGAAACGGGTCACGGGACATTGCTAGGTGGGCAGTTTGACTGGGGCGGTCGCCTCCTAAAAAGTAACGGAGGCGCCCAAAGGTTCCCTCAGGACGGTCGGAAATCGTCCATAGAGTGTAAAGGCAGAAGGGAGCCTGACTGCGACACCTACAAGTGGAGCAGGGACGAAAGTCGGGCTTAGTGATCCGGTGGTACCTCGTGGGAGGGCCATCGCTCAACGGATAAAAGCTACCTCGGGGATAACAGGCTGATCTCCCCCAAGAGTTCACATCGACGGGGAGGTTTGGCACCTCGATGTCGGCTCGTCACATCCTGGGGCTGAAGTAGGTCCCAAGGGTTGGGCTGTTCGCCCATTAAAGTGGCACGCGAGCTGGGTTCAGAACGTCGTGAGACAGTTCGGTCCCTATCCGTCGCGGGCGTAGGAAATTTGAAGGGAGCTGACCTTAGTACGAGAGGACCGGGTTGGACCAATCACTGGTGTACCAGTTGTCGCGCCAGCGGCATGGCTGGGTAGCTATATTGGGACGGGATAAACGCTGAAAGCATCTAAGCGTGAAGCCCACCCTGAGACAAGATTTCCCATGGAGTAATCCAGTAAGATCCCTTGAAGAACACAAGGTAGATAGGTGAGGGGTGTAAGTGCAGCAATGCATGCAGCTGACTCATACTAATAGATCGAGGGCTTGATCTTAAACAAGTTAAAAATGATGAATTACGTTTGAAGAACTATATGCAGTCTTGAGGGAACAATAAAACCTCAAACCAATCCGGTGTTTATGACTGTAAGGGCTACACCCGTTCCCATCCCGAACACGATGGTTAAGCCTTATGGTGCTGATGATACTGCACGGGAAGCTGTGTGGAAAAGTAGGTTGACGCCGGTTTAAAAGTATCCTGATGTTTCATCAGGATATTTTGCATGGATCATTAGCTCAGTTGGTTAGAGCAGCCGGCTCATAACCGGTCGGTCCGGGGTTCGAGTCCCTGATGGTCCACCATTATATGGGGGTATAGCTCAGTTGGGAGAGCACCTGTTTTGCACGCAGGGGGTCAAGAGTTCGAGTCTCTTTATCTCCACCACTAAAAGTCATGTGAGAGCATTCACTCTTGCATGACTTCTTTGTTTATTGGCAGAATCAGAACCTGAATCGGATCGCTGCAGTTGAATCTTCAGCGAACGCTCAGAGAATGAATGAAGTTTTCTATTTTGGTTGAATTGAGAAGTTATCGCTGAGTTGAATTGAGAAGTTATCGCTGAAGTGTAGCAAATACTTATTATTAAAGTGCATTTTGTATTATTGGTCTG is a window from the Clostridiaceae bacterium HFYG-1003 genome containing:
- a CDS encoding iron-containing alcohol dehydrogenase family protein; this encodes MENDFQFYLPTRLIQGPNCLIKHSHYLKRLGKKALIVTGVNSSKLNGSLDDVITALEKENIRYKIFDGIDDNPTIELIQQAFNENEREGISFIVGLGKGSPIDAAKAIGVLFRHRGISAREAFNMKNLRSIPIVAVPTTAGTGSEVTPYSIVTDHQLRTKKDFGQESFPKLAYLDPRYIYTADFNSILHNAFDAFSHLVEGYLNVNANLMTDIIAEKGLALFGELKEAFIRKSLSPDQIDQLLMASTMGGMVISQTGTSLPHALGYVLTYEKKIPHGFATAAIFKGYLGLYSDEAKLSRMLSILGFASTAELMAYIDRIVDYRLDLTEDEIRVYTRNMLNNQGKLTNHPDRVSRNQIADMYQKAVKK
- a CDS encoding NUDIX hydrolase, which translates into the protein MNQDNVDPRILQYNERLKNTLQDELLNYKERFPEEREPDQVLEFIGNQLNLFGRDSREGHITCSAWVVDPQRSAAILVRHRRLNKWVQPGGHIEPFESPLSGAVREAAEETGITDFVILDERLFDVSVHWFPEGKDGPAHFHYDLRYLLQAPVKADLYANNETDGAAWIPLEQLQNYSGEETVLKMAEKTWRWSPAGKHVRE
- a CDS encoding DMT family transporter — protein: MNRTIRKFLPHLAALVTMFFWGLSYLSTRILIQEIPPTLAVFYRFTLASVLLWLLLLLRRKKIRILKEDIVKILLAGLTGVALNFTLENIGVKYTSTANVALLVATIPAMTLLFENYRLARKTGWKEMAGILVSMTGIVLITLGDKSSQFTFSLYGDAMVLLSSVAWAVYTSLVADLKGDYDSMEITLYTNFSGAVFMLPTLGFTGIRIPKGDALLHLIYLVLFCSILAYVLYMWALKRLGGVRLNSYINLQPIVAIFASIFLLKETMTPIRLIGSLIIIAGVWIVNRALRAITVPTQ
- a CDS encoding cob(I)yrinic acid a,c-diamide adenosyltransferase, with protein sequence MESIVTKTGDQGTTGTLDGERVSKGSSLIELNGTLDELNAYLGVCTSSLKMTDDFEQRNDIIETIEWIQNGLYNLGTEVSSNFTIIRFEAKHPDSLERKLDELTVKMPPQTKFILYSGTLEATEIHVARSLARRAERSFVRYLDEIGEKQYPHSYQFINRLSDYLFTVARYLNQELGGTEVVTIIWE